A portion of the Rhodococcus pseudokoreensis genome contains these proteins:
- a CDS encoding DUF899 family protein — MNTETTPPAPSVVDHETYLAELDALRVREKAHTHEGDAIAAARRRLPMVEVDPTITLVGADGPVPLLDVFEGRSQLIAYFHMWHTDEPVAEQCEGCTFFNGQVRELSYLHSRDVTYATLCQGPYDVSVDYRDFMGWDVPWYSAQDSADALLGDRQRSPAPLVCYLRQGGRVFETFWTSGRGLEPMAPTYGLLDMTTYGRQESWENSPAGWPQRWQRRTRDIMRTDGRPTAQWSRLRSRP, encoded by the coding sequence GAAACGACCCCACCGGCACCGTCCGTCGTCGACCACGAGACCTATCTGGCCGAACTGGACGCGTTGCGGGTCCGGGAGAAGGCGCACACCCATGAAGGCGACGCGATCGCCGCGGCCCGCCGGCGGCTGCCGATGGTCGAGGTAGACCCCACCATCACCCTGGTCGGCGCGGACGGCCCGGTGCCGCTGCTGGACGTGTTCGAGGGCCGCAGCCAGTTGATCGCGTACTTCCACATGTGGCACACCGACGAGCCCGTGGCCGAACAATGCGAGGGGTGCACGTTCTTCAACGGCCAGGTCCGGGAGCTGTCGTACCTGCACTCCCGCGACGTCACGTACGCCACGCTGTGCCAAGGTCCGTACGACGTGAGCGTCGACTATCGCGACTTCATGGGCTGGGACGTGCCGTGGTACTCGGCACAGGATTCGGCGGATGCTCTGCTCGGCGACCGCCAACGGTCGCCGGCGCCGCTGGTCTGCTATCTGAGACAGGGCGGCCGAGTGTTCGAGACGTTCTGGACCAGTGGCCGTGGCCTGGAACCGATGGCTCCGACGTACGGGCTCCTCGACATGACCACGTACGGGCGGCAGGAATCGTGGGAGAACTCGCCCGCCGGTTGGCCGCAGCGGTGGCAGCGCCGCACGCGGGACATCATGCGCACCGACGGACGGCCCACCGCGCAGTGGTCCCGGTTGCGTAGCCGCCCGTGA